The sequence below is a genomic window from Acetivibrio clariflavus DSM 19732.
GGTTCAATAAACGGACGTTTGGTATTTGTGGCCGCACAGGATTTTACGGTGATTGGCGGTTCGCTGGGCGAAATGCATGCAAAGAAAATTACAAAAGTAATGGATATGGCAATGAAGATGGGTGCACCTTTTATCAGTATCAACGATTCCGGAGGTGCAAGAATTGAAGAAGGAATTGATTCTTTGAGTGGATTTGGAGATATATTTTTCAGAAATACTCTGGCTTCCGGTGTAATTCCTCAAATTTCAGTTATAATGGGACCCTGTGCCGGAGGTGCTGTTTATTCCCCTGCCATAACTGACTTTATCTTTATGGTTGAAAAAACAAGTCAGATGTTTATCACAGGACCGCAGGTAATAAAAGCGGTAACAGGGGAAGATGTTACTTTTGAAAAATTGGGCGGAGCAGACACTCACAACTCTGTAAGCGGTGTTGCACATTTTAAATGTGCAAGTGAGAAAGAGTGTATTGAGGAGATAAAGAGACTTATCAGTTTCCTTCCCGATAACAATCTTACCGATGTTCCTTTCTATGAAAACAGAGATGATATAAACAGAATATGTGACAATTTGAACGAAATCGTACCAGAAGATTCAAACAAGCCTTATGATATGATGGATATTATTACTTCCGTTGTAGACAACGGCGAGTTCATGGAAGTTCAAAAGCATTTTGCACAGAATATTATAGTCGGTTTTGGAAGGTTGAACGGCGGAACAGTAGGTATAGTTGCCAATCAGCCTAAGTTTGCTGCCGGTGTATTGGATGTCAATTCATCGGATAAAGCTGCAAGATTTATTCGATTCTGTGATGCTTTCAATATTCCTTTGGTAACATTTACCGATGTGCCGGGATATTTGCCGGGAGTAGGCCAGGAACACAACGGCGTTATAAGACATGGTGCAAAGTTACTTTATGCTTTCTCTGAGGCAACGGTGCCTAAAATAAATGTAATAGTGAGAAAAGCCTATGGTGGTGCTTATATTGCCATGAACAGCAAGCACTTAGGAGCAGATCAGGTATTTGCATGGCCTACAGCCGAAATAGCTGTAATGGGACCGGAAGGTGCGGCAAATATCATATTCAGAAAAGAAATTGCCAAAGCTGAGGATCCTGTTCAAACAAGAAATCAATTGATTCAGGAGTACAGGAATAAATTCTCGAATCCTTATATAGCTGCTTCAAGAGGCTATGTGGATGATGTTATCGAACCGGCTACAACAAGAATCAGGATAATAAGTGCTTTAGAAATGCTTGCCAGCAAGAGGGAAAACAGACCGGCCAAAAAGCACGGAAATATTCCTTTGTAATAATAGTGTATATAAAATAGCTTAGTGCCTCATAATGGAATCAGATATTTAAGAGGTTGAGGCCGAGAACATTAAATTATTAAAATGACCTTGGAGGTTTGTATGAAGGAAGCTATAAATGATGAAATTATATCGGTTATAATGGCGGCGATTTCCATGATGGAATCGAGACCAGGGTATAAATTGGTAGTGAAATCATTCAGACGAATACCACAGACAGCACCGGTATGGTCTGCAACCGGTAGATACGAACGTTTAAAGAGTAAAATCTAAAGGAGGATTAAGCATGAAGAAGTTTTTAATAAAGGTTAACGGAAATCAATATGAAGTGGAAGTGGAAGAAATTAGAGACGGTAGTTCAGCTACTGAAGCCGTTACATACAGTGCTCCTGAGGCAAAACCGGCTCCGGCAGCATCTCCTGCACCTGCACCGGCGGCAGCACCAAAGAAAGACAGTACAGCACCGGCAGGGGCAACAAAAGTTACAGCACCTATGCCAGGTACAATTCTCGGCGTAAAAGTAAATCCCGGAGATACAGTTAAAAAAGGTCAGGTATTGTTAATTCTCGAAGCCATGAAAATGGAAAACGAAATAGTTGCACCGGTTGACGGTACAATTGCAACAGTAAATGTATCAAAAGGAACTTCAGTAAATGCCGGAGATTTGTTAGTGTCAATGAATTAATGGACAGTATTGCGTGGGATGTTTTTGCTAAAACTCTCAACGGAATTGGCATGATTGTTGCTTGAAAGCCCTTTCAAAAGGCAAAAAGGAGGTATGTAAAATGGCTAAAGTAAAAATTACCGAAACCGTTCTTAGGGACGCGCATCAGTCACTTATAGCTACAAGAATGAGAATTGAAGAAATGATCCCTATTTTGGAGAAGTTAGATAATATAGGATACCATTCGTTGGAAGCATGGGGAGGAGCTACCTTTGATGCCTGCTTAAGATTTTTGAATGAAGACCCATGGGAAAGACTTAGGACAATTAAAAAGTATTGTAAAAAGACAAAGCTTCAAATGCTTTTAAGAGGTCAAAACCTTTTAGGATACAAACACTATGCTGACGATGTTGTTGAATACTTTGTACAAAAGGCTGTTGCCAACGGTATGGACATCATAAGAATATTTGATGCCCTAAATGACCCAAGAAATATTGAAACAGCAATTAAGGCGTGTAAAAAAGAAGGCGGTCATGCCCAGGGAACAGTTTGCTATACAATAAGTCCTGTTCACAATCTTGAACTGTTTGTAAAGGACGCAAAACAACTGGTTGAAATGGGTGCCGACTCCATCTGTATTAAAGATATGGCAGGTTTGTTAGTGCCTTATACAGCTTATGAACTTGTAAAGGCAATTAAGGAGAGTGTTAAAGTACCTGTTCAGCTTCATACCCACTATACCAGTGGTGTTGCTTCAATGACTTACCTTAAAGCAATTGAGGCAGGATGTGATATAGTTGACTGTGCTATATCACCTATGTCAATGGGTACTTCTCAGCCACCAACTGAGCCGTTGGTTGCAACCTTAAAGGATACACCGTATGACACCGGTTTGGATCTCGCAAAGCTTAGTGAAATTGCCGATTACTTCAGACCGCTTAAGGAAAAATATGTTCAAAGCGGACTGTTGGATATCAAGGTTATGGGTGTAGATGTAAATACCCTTATATACCAAGTTCCTGGCGGTATGCTTTCAAACCTTGTTTCACAGCTTAAGCAGTCCAATGCTGTTGACAAGTTTGAAGAAGTGCTTAAAGAAGTACCGAGGGTTCGTGAAGATTTCGGATATCCGCCGCTCGTTACTCCTACCAGCCAGATAGTTGGAACACAGGCAGTATTGAATGTAGTAACCGGTGAGAGATACAAGATGGTGCCAAAAGAATCTAAAGCCCTTGTAAAAGGAGAATATGGAAGAACTCCTGCTCCAGTTAATCCAGAAATACAGAAGAAGATTTTAAATGGCGAAGAGCCTATAACAGCAAGGCCGGCTGACTTTATAGAACCTGAATTACAGTCAATTAAAGAGCAGATGAAGGAATACCTCGAGCAGGATGAGGATATACTTTCCTATGCACTATTCCCACAGGTTGCCGAGAAGTTCTTCCAATATCGTAAAGCGCAAAAGTATAAGATTGAGCCGGAAATGGTGGACTATGAAAACAGGGTACATCCCGTATAATAGATGAAAGATTAGGTAATGGGACTTTATGTGAAAGCTTAAAGTCCCTTTATTTTAACAATTTTCATGTAGATATACAAATTGTTCTCTGTTACTTGTAAAGCTTAATACTCTAATATTACTTCCCTTTTTGATTCTTTTACCGCACTTAAGGCAGAATATATTAGCTTGTTTCATAACACCGTAGGACAATTCCGGTTTTATGTGTTCATATTTGCTCCAGCTGTTCCACCCGGTTTTGCATAAATCAATTCTATTTTCAAAGTCAGCAAAAACCCATCTTAACAGTTTATGAAAATGAAAGGGATACTTGGTGTATTGGATATAGGCTTTGGGAATACCGAGTTTTTCGGTATAGAGCGCATAATTTTTTTCAACCACATCTTGTACTCTTCCGCTTATCTGTGTCATATACCAGCAATATCCCTGGCTGTTCAGCCATTTGCGAAGCTTTTCAAACATGTATCCCCTGCATATTTCAATAGTTTCGTTTTTGCTCACCTTCATTGCTTTGAAAGCGTCAGAAACAATATTTACAACTTCATCGAGATAATATTTATATTTAAAGTTTTCTTTATTGTAGAGTTCTACAGGGATTATCTCGAAAAAATATTCATTTGTCTCCGGACGGTATACTCCAATACAGGTCCCGCCCACAAAACTTCCGCTTCCTGCGTCGTCAATTTGTATCATTATTATCTTCTCCGTATGTAAATTGGTGTTTAATTATTAGTATATGTAGATAATTGGATTTTATTGAAGGTTAATTTTCAATAAAAGTATTTATTGATGCAGAAGAAAAAAAGAATTTTGAAGAAGTAGTTAATTATTTAACAAAAAATATTTACAATTTTATATATAAAATGTTATAATATTCGGCAGTAATTGGATATTATCTTTAAAAAAGTATATGATTACTATTAAAAATCATTAAAAGATGCACTTAAAATAGAAATATTAAAACGAAATGAAGGGGAGAAAATGTAAATATGTGTAAAGGTCAAAAAATAATTTCACTAATCATTTCTATAGTCTTTATTGCTCAGATATTAGTTACAAATTTATCTTTGCCTTTTAGTACAGCAAAGGTATATGCTGCAACTGAACAGATATCTGATTACATTTCAGAATATTCTCCTGACGAATTACCGGGAAATCCAAGTTTAGACGATAATACGGATAACTTGGTGCCTTATGTAGAGAAATCAAGTGAACAAACGGTAGTTACAACGCCAGCGGTATCTGAATCTGAAGAATCACTTCCAACTGAAAGTTCAACACCAATATCAATAGAGACAGCAAACCCAACTGGCACGTTGACAGTAACACCTACACCAACTCCAACAATATTGCCTACAGAAGCAGTAGCGCCAACACCTATCGAAACAGTGACTCCAACAATATTACCAACCAATACAGTGACACCGGCAGTAACTCCAACAATAGTACCTACAGAAACAGTAGAGCCAACACCGGAAGTAACACCAACTCCATCTCCAACAGAAACACCAACAATACCACCAACGGTAACAGTGACACCAGTATTACCTACACCAACACCAGAAGAGTCATTAATAACACCAACAGCAACTGCATTAGAAACACCAATGGTAACACCAACACCTCAAGTGACTATGCCGGAAGAAATTACATATAATGCTCCCGAGGTTTTAGATGTTGTTGTTTCAAGTTCAACTATTACTTTAACTTGGGAGCCAATAATCGGAGCATCAGGATATATTGTATATATTGATGGTATAAAAGTTGAAATAGGTAATGTTTCAACTTATGAAATTGAGGGCTTAAAAGCAAATACAACTTATACTATAACCATTATGGCCTTTGATGAAGCCGGAAATTTCTCTCCAGAGAGTGAGGCTATCAATGTACTTACTTTGCCGGATGTAGTATCAGACATAACTACTCAAGCAACTGATACAAGTGTTACTTTATCATGGGATAAATTAAGTGAAATAGATGGATATGATATAGAAGTAGATGGTGAATTGACTGAAGGATTGACAAGTGAGACATATATCCATTCTAACTTACTGCCTAATTCGAAACATTCTTACAGAGTAAGGGCAAAAAATGCATCAGGCTGTGGTGAATGGAGTGAACTAATTTCAGTAACCACAATGCTTGAAAGTCCTCTATTAGCAACTACAATAACTGAGGATAAAGTCATTATCACTTGGGGCAAGGTTCAAGGTGCGGATGAGTATGAAGTAATAAGAGATGGGATTATATTATGTACTACGACTGAATTGAGTTATGTAGATGAAGATTTGGTTATTGGTGAAACCTATGTATATTATGTTATAGCCAAAAATGCAGAAGGTAACGTATCAGCTGCAGGCAAAATAAATGTATTATTCGTAAATAATACCTATATTAATAGTAATAAAGTTTTAAATGGTGACCTGACAGTGATGAATTTGTACCTTACTGGAGGTACATTAAACTTAAACGGTTATAAGTTAACAGTAAAAGGAAACCTCTATCAAACAGGCGGAACGATGTATATAAATGGAGGAAGCCTAGAAGTAGAAGGAGATTATAAAATAGAGGATGGTAATTATTATTGCTATGCGTATTTAAAAATGACAAATGAAAATGACTATGTAAAAGTAAATGGGAACTTTTATACAAAGTCGTATTATAGCCACAAGGGATGTTTAACAGCCGGGGTGTTAGAGGTAAAGGGTAATTTTACGGAAAAAAGAAATGGCCAAGAGAATAATTTTTATGGGAGTGAAACACATAGAGTACTATTAAGTGGAGATACTTTGCAAGAAGTATACTTGGGAGATTCGGTGAATTCCTGTTTCAATATATTAGAAATAACAAATGTAGAAGGGAAAGAAGTAAAGTTTACAAGTCCAGTTTCGTTAAATAAATTAATAACAAACGGGTGTAAAGTAACGTCACTTGAATTTAAAAATAGAGAATGGAAATTGACAAGTGATGAATTGATAAATGGGGAATTAAAATTATCAGGTTCAACAATTAATTTAAACGGTTATAAGTTAACGGTAAAAGGGAATCTCTATCAAACAGGCGGAACGATGTATATAAATGGAGGAAGGCTGGAAGTAGAAGGAGATTATAAAATAGAGGATGGTAATTATTATTGCTATGCGTATTTAAAAATGACAAATGAAAATGACTATGTAAAAGTAAATGGGAACTTTTATACAAAGTCGTATTATAGCCACAAGGGATGTTTAACAGCCGGGGTGTTAGAGGTAAAGGGTAATTTTACGGAAAAAGAAATGGCCAAGAGAATAATTTTTATGGGAGTGAAACACATAGAGTACTATTAAGTGGAGATACTTTGCAAGAAGTATACTTTGGAGATCCAACATACTCTAAATTCAACATCCTTCAAATAACAAAACCACTAGACTATGGTTATACATTCAACGTACAACCTGTATGGAACCAACTTGAAGAAGTGTTTGCAGCCTCTACTCCTGCCGCCGGAACTACAGTAACCCTGAACGAACTTAACCCTGCCAGAAAAGAACTTGCCATGGCAGAAGTAAGCTCAAAGATCTATGTCTTTGGCGGTTGCACTGAAGAAGGCGAATACTTGGATACAGTTGCAGAATATGACCCTCTTACAAACAAATGGACTGAATCTGAAAAAACTATACAGACCGGAAAGAGTGACATGGCTATTGCTGCAACTGACAGTGAAATATACATAATTGGAGGTTTTGACGGCGAAAACTACCTAAATACAGTAGAAGTATACAATCCTGCAGTAGGAGAATTTGTAAAACAAAATATTGAACCTATGCCTACGGCAAGAAGGGGAGCGAAAGCAGTATATATAGACGGAAACATCTATGTAATGGGTGGATACAACCAAGACGGTTACTTAAATATTGTAGAGGTATATAATATTCAATCAAATACATGGACAACAGTAGAAAAGAACAACGACGAGGACTATTGGATGGAAGCCAGAACAGGGTTAGCAATTGCAACCTTTGGAGGCAATATCTATGTTTTTGGTGGATACAATGAAAACGGAAATTTATCAACTATTGAAAAATACGACCCCACTACAAATAAATGGACTAAACTTACAACAACTTTGAAAGTTGCCAGAAGAGACCTTGGCGCATTGACAATGAGCGGAAAAATCTATGTGTTTGGTGGCAGAAATGACGGAGCTTTATCCATAGTTGAAGAATTTAATCCTGAAAACAATGCAATAAAACAAATGCAGCATCTTGGTACAAGCAGAAGTGCGTTTGGAGCTGCAGTAGCATACAACAGAGTCTATATTGTAGGAGGAGCTAATGGAGATAAGGTTTTAAATACCGTAGAGGAATACTTTACTCAAGCTATTCCGGGATTAAAATATTTAGGTACATTGAACGGACTTAAAGGCAACTCTCACCTTTACGATGTAAACGGAGTAAACAAGATAACAGGTAATTATGTTACACAAAGCCAGGATTTCTTTATAGAAAGCCCTGCCATTGATTTGGAGATAACCAGAACCTATAATTCTGCTGATGCCGATTCAAAAGATTCAAGAGTAGCAGGGGGAGGCTGGATATTTAACTTTGAAACCTCTATCAGGGTTTTAGATGAGGGTTCCACTTATAAAGTTACTGCAACATCACTAAACCTTAGAAAAGAACCGGCCAATCTTGAAAAGTTAACCTATACTGATCCTATGCAGTGGACAATTATCGATAACTTAGCCAATGGAAGCAGTGTAACATTAGCCGG
It includes:
- a CDS encoding acyl-CoA carboxylase subunit beta; the protein is MAQVDKLSLLQAKKAEVEQGGGAEKIAKQHEAGKMTARERIKELFDENSFVEIDTFVETRSIEFDMQKKKVPGDGVVTGYGSINGRLVFVAAQDFTVIGGSLGEMHAKKITKVMDMAMKMGAPFISINDSGGARIEEGIDSLSGFGDIFFRNTLASGVIPQISVIMGPCAGGAVYSPAITDFIFMVEKTSQMFITGPQVIKAVTGEDVTFEKLGGADTHNSVSGVAHFKCASEKECIEEIKRLISFLPDNNLTDVPFYENRDDINRICDNLNEIVPEDSNKPYDMMDIITSVVDNGEFMEVQKHFAQNIIVGFGRLNGGTVGIVANQPKFAAGVLDVNSSDKAARFIRFCDAFNIPLVTFTDVPGYLPGVGQEHNGVIRHGAKLLYAFSEATVPKINVIVRKAYGGAYIAMNSKHLGADQVFAWPTAEIAVMGPEGAANIIFRKEIAKAEDPVQTRNQLIQEYRNKFSNPYIAASRGYVDDVIEPATTRIRIISALEMLASKRENRPAKKHGNIPL
- a CDS encoding biotin/lipoyl-containing protein codes for the protein MKKFLIKVNGNQYEVEVEEIRDGSSATEAVTYSAPEAKPAPAASPAPAPAAAPKKDSTAPAGATKVTAPMPGTILGVKVNPGDTVKKGQVLLILEAMKMENEIVAPVDGTIATVNVSKGTSVNAGDLLVSMN
- a CDS encoding oxaloacetate decarboxylase subunit alpha, with amino-acid sequence MAKVKITETVLRDAHQSLIATRMRIEEMIPILEKLDNIGYHSLEAWGGATFDACLRFLNEDPWERLRTIKKYCKKTKLQMLLRGQNLLGYKHYADDVVEYFVQKAVANGMDIIRIFDALNDPRNIETAIKACKKEGGHAQGTVCYTISPVHNLELFVKDAKQLVEMGADSICIKDMAGLLVPYTAYELVKAIKESVKVPVQLHTHYTSGVASMTYLKAIEAGCDIVDCAISPMSMGTSQPPTEPLVATLKDTPYDTGLDLAKLSEIADYFRPLKEKYVQSGLLDIKVMGVDVNTLIYQVPGGMLSNLVSQLKQSNAVDKFEEVLKEVPRVREDFGYPPLVTPTSQIVGTQAVLNVVTGERYKMVPKESKALVKGEYGRTPAPVNPEIQKKILNGEEPITARPADFIEPELQSIKEQMKEYLEQDEDILSYALFPQVAEKFFQYRKAQKYKIEPEMVDYENRVHPV
- a CDS encoding fibronectin type III domain-containing protein, which translates into the protein MCKGQKIISLIISIVFIAQILVTNLSLPFSTAKVYAATEQISDYISEYSPDELPGNPSLDDNTDNLVPYVEKSSEQTVVTTPAVSESEESLPTESSTPISIETANPTGTLTVTPTPTPTILPTEAVAPTPIETVTPTILPTNTVTPAVTPTIVPTETVEPTPEVTPTPSPTETPTIPPTVTVTPVLPTPTPEESLITPTATALETPMVTPTPQVTMPEEITYNAPEVLDVVVSSSTITLTWEPIIGASGYIVYIDGIKVEIGNVSTYEIEGLKANTTYTITIMAFDEAGNFSPESEAINVLTLPDVVSDITTQATDTSVTLSWDKLSEIDGYDIEVDGELTEGLTSETYIHSNLLPNSKHSYRVRAKNASGCGEWSELISVTTMLESPLLATTITEDKVIITWGKVQGADEYEVIRDGIILCTTTELSYVDEDLVIGETYVYYVIAKNAEGNVSAAGKINVLFVNNTYINSNKVLNGDLTVMNLYLTGGTLNLNGYKLTVKGNLYQTGGTMYINGGSLEVEGDYKIEDGNYYCYAYLKMTNENDYVKVNGNFYTKSYYSHKGCLTAGVLEVKGNFTEKRNGQENNFYGSETHRVLLSGDTLQEVYLGDSVNSCFNILEITNVEGKEVKFTSPVSLNKLITNGCKVTSLEFKNREWKLTSDELINGELKLSGSTINLNGYKLTVKGNLYQTGGTMYINGGRLEVEGDYKIEDGNYYCYAYLKMTNENDYVKVNGNFYTKSYYSHKGCLTAGVLEVKGNFTEKEMAKRIIFMGVKHIEYY